AGTTCAGCAATCTGGATGGCGTTGAGTGCCGCACCTTTGCGAAGCTGATCTCCCACCACCCAGAGATTGAGACCTTTCTCACAGGAAATATCTTCCCGAATCCTACCCACAAAACATTCATCCTGGCCAGCAACATAAAGGGGCATGGGATATTTCCGGCTTGCTGGGTCATCGAGCACTTTCACTCCAGGAGCCTGAGAGAGCAATTCAACAGCCTTTTGGCGAGAAATTTTCTCCTCCGTCTCAATGTTTATGGAAACCGAGTGCGCTCGAAATACTGGAACCCGAACGCAGGTTGCCGTAATCCTCACTTCTGGAGCCTCCATGATTTTGCGAGTTTCCCAGACCATTTTCATCTCTTCCTTGGTATAGCCATTTTCCAAAAACACATCAATGTGGGGAATGAGGTTAAAAGCAATCTGATAAGGAAAAGCTTTGGCTGTGAGGTTTTTCCCCTCAACATAGTTTTTCACCTGCTCCTCAAGCTCAAGCATAGCCTGGGCTCCCGCTCCAGAGGTCGCCTGGTAACTGGAAACAACCATCCTCTGGATTTTTCCGTAGTCGTGCAAGGGTTTTAAAGGAACAATGGAGATAATTGTGGTGCAGTTCGGATTCGCAATAATACCCCTTTTCTTATAATCTCGAACCCGGTGATGATTAACCTCGGGCACCACAAGCGGTACATCCTCTTCGTAACGAAAAGCCGAAGAATTATCCACCACAATACATCCTGACTCTACTGCCAGAGGGGCAAACTCTCGACTGATGGAAGCTCCGGCACTGAAAAGGGCCAAATCTACGCCTCGAAAACTTTCTCGAGAGAGTACCTCAACCGGAATTTCAACCCCCTTAAAAACGACCCTCTTTCCCCGAGAACGCTCTGAAGCCAGTGGTCTGAGCTCTCTCACCGGGAAATTCCGTTCCTCAAGGATTCTGAGCATCTCCTGACCAACGGCTCCAGTAACTCCTACAATGGCTACGTTATGATTCGCCATTTAAAATCACCTCTCCTTCTCCAATGAATTCTTCATGCAGAACCCTGACCGCCTCTTCCA
The genomic region above belongs to Atribacterota bacterium and contains:
- a CDS encoding aspartate-semialdehyde dehydrogenase, yielding MANHNVAIVGVTGAVGQEMLRILEERNFPVRELRPLASERSRGKRVVFKGVEIPVEVLSRESFRGVDLALFSAGASISREFAPLAVESGCIVVDNSSAFRYEEDVPLVVPEVNHHRVRDYKKRGIIANPNCTTIISIVPLKPLHDYGKIQRMVVSSYQATSGAGAQAMLELEEQVKNYVEGKNLTAKAFPYQIAFNLIPHIDVFLENGYTKEEMKMVWETRKIMEAPEVRITATCVRVPVFRAHSVSINIETEEKISRQKAVELLSQAPGVKVLDDPASRKYPMPLYVAGQDECFVGRIREDISCEKGLNLWVVGDQLRKGAALNAIQIAELLLQEGCL